One Glutamicibacter halophytocola DNA segment encodes these proteins:
- a CDS encoding LLM class flavin-dependent oxidoreductase — MKLSILDLAPVAPGQSISDSFKSSVRLAQTAERHGYERVWYAEHHNMPTIASSATSLVISHVAHHTETIRLGSGGVMLPNHSPLVIAEQFGTLASIYGDRIDLGLGRAPGTDMTTLRALRREPSAADSFPHDVLELQAYLAGESRIPTVQATPGAGTNVPLYILGSSLFGAKLAAQLGLPYSFASHFAPAALHEAIRVYREEFTPSAQLAEPYVIAGVGVAAAETAEKAHEVLNVAKRHRVASFLGRNAKKDFTEAEVDMLMDTPQAEQILDMMRYTAVGTGEQVADYLQHFATAAQADELITIHYPTAEQDRLDSVMITAKASELAAAK; from the coding sequence GTGAAGCTTTCAATTCTGGATCTTGCCCCGGTCGCACCCGGGCAAAGTATTTCCGACTCTTTCAAGTCCTCCGTCCGACTGGCGCAAACCGCTGAACGCCATGGCTACGAACGCGTCTGGTATGCCGAGCACCACAACATGCCGACCATCGCCTCCAGCGCCACCTCGCTGGTCATCAGCCACGTAGCCCATCACACTGAAACCATTCGGCTGGGTTCAGGTGGCGTCATGCTGCCCAACCACTCACCTTTGGTGATTGCTGAACAGTTCGGCACCTTGGCCTCCATCTACGGGGATCGCATTGATTTGGGCCTGGGGCGTGCGCCGGGCACCGACATGACCACGTTGCGCGCATTGCGCCGCGAGCCTTCGGCCGCCGATTCCTTCCCCCATGATGTTCTGGAGCTCCAGGCCTACCTGGCTGGCGAGTCGCGCATTCCCACGGTGCAGGCAACCCCGGGCGCCGGGACCAACGTCCCCCTGTACATCCTGGGATCCTCGCTATTTGGCGCAAAGCTCGCCGCCCAGCTGGGCCTGCCCTACTCCTTCGCCTCCCACTTCGCTCCTGCGGCCCTGCATGAAGCGATCCGCGTCTACCGCGAGGAGTTCACCCCATCGGCCCAGCTGGCCGAGCCTTACGTCATCGCCGGGGTCGGCGTAGCCGCAGCAGAAACCGCCGAGAAGGCCCATGAAGTGCTCAACGTTGCCAAGCGTCACCGCGTGGCCAGCTTCCTGGGCCGCAATGCCAAGAAAGACTTCACTGAAGCAGAAGTAGATATGCTCATGGACACTCCCCAGGCGGAGCAAATCCTCGACATGATGCGATACACGGCGGTGGGCACCGGCGAGCAGGTGGCAGACTACCTTCAGCATTTCGCCACAGCCGCTCAGGCAGATGAGCTGATTACCATCCATTACCCCACTGCAGAGCAAGATCGGCTGGACTCGGTCATGATCACGGCCAAAGCCAGCGAGCTGGCCGCAGCCAAGTAA